Proteins from a genomic interval of Niabella soli DSM 19437:
- a CDS encoding ABC transporter ATP-binding protein, with protein sequence MAKTTAKPEKPSIFLMLKPYRGLILCLLLLALASNGLSLVIPKIFQSAIDDFSKGRFQVRQVMLYFLGAAVLILIFTYLQSLIQTYTSERVARDLREQLAYKISRQTNAFIEDTSPHKLLTNITSDVNAVKTFVSQAIVNIISSVILIVGTAILLLNINWRLGLLVLCVIPVIAITFMLIFKKVKTLFRRSQEVIDRLNKIINESILGAALIRVLNAQSQEYDKFMEASGEAKNLGLSILKLFATLIPIIVFTANLARLAVVAVGGRYAIMGSMTMGEFAAFNSYIAILIFPIILIGFMSNLIARAAASYTRIHQVLIAADTVEGGSFKKELEGAVEVQDLTVVFGEKKALNGVSFKVAPGSRTAIIGPTAAGKTQLFYALTTLIKPQQGTICYDAVPIETYDQQVLLRQTGLVFQDAIIFNMSLRENIAFNAEVTEADMQKAIRTAELSEFVSSLSQGLDTIVSERGASLSGGQKQRVMLARALAGNPKILLLDEFTARVDRNTEQRIWKNVSENYPGITIISITQNLAPVKDYEQIILLMEGELIAKGTHSELLKSSPEYNQIFQSQQSLNNYQTTEA encoded by the coding sequence ATGGCAAAAACAACGGCGAAGCCTGAAAAGCCTTCTATTTTTCTTATGTTGAAGCCCTACCGGGGGCTGATACTTTGTCTCTTATTATTAGCATTGGCCAGCAACGGGCTTAGCCTGGTTATTCCAAAGATCTTTCAATCGGCGATCGATGATTTTTCCAAAGGCCGGTTCCAGGTACGGCAGGTAATGCTGTATTTTTTGGGAGCGGCTGTCCTGATTTTGATCTTCACCTATCTCCAAAGCCTCATCCAGACCTATACTTCAGAACGGGTGGCGCGGGATCTGCGGGAGCAACTGGCCTACAAAATATCCCGGCAAACCAATGCCTTTATCGAGGACACCAGCCCGCATAAATTATTAACAAATATTACTTCAGATGTGAATGCGGTCAAAACCTTTGTTTCGCAGGCAATTGTTAATATCATTTCCTCTGTTATTTTAATTGTGGGTACGGCAATCCTTCTTTTAAATATCAACTGGAGGTTGGGGTTGCTGGTTTTGTGCGTAATACCGGTTATAGCTATTACGTTTATGTTGATTTTTAAAAAGGTCAAAACCTTATTCCGGCGCTCGCAGGAAGTAATAGACCGGCTGAATAAAATAATCAATGAATCAATCCTGGGTGCGGCGTTGATCCGGGTGCTGAACGCCCAATCTCAGGAATACGATAAATTTATGGAAGCCAGCGGTGAAGCAAAGAACCTGGGGCTTTCGATCCTGAAATTATTTGCCACGCTGATCCCGATCATCGTATTTACGGCCAACCTGGCCCGGCTGGCCGTTGTGGCTGTTGGTGGGCGTTATGCCATTATGGGTTCTATGACCATGGGTGAATTTGCCGCCTTCAATAGTTATATTGCCATTCTGATCTTTCCTATTATTCTGATCGGATTTATGAGCAATCTTATAGCCCGTGCTGCTGCCTCCTATACCCGGATCCACCAGGTACTGATTGCAGCCGATACCGTGGAAGGAGGAAGCTTTAAAAAAGAGCTGGAAGGGGCTGTTGAAGTGCAGGACCTGACTGTTGTTTTTGGAGAAAAGAAAGCGCTGAATGGTGTGTCATTCAAAGTGGCCCCCGGTTCACGCACGGCAATTATCGGACCTACGGCTGCTGGTAAAACCCAATTGTTTTATGCGTTGACGACCTTGATCAAACCACAACAGGGGACTATTTGCTACGATGCCGTTCCGATTGAAACCTATGACCAGCAGGTGTTGCTGCGGCAAACAGGCCTGGTATTCCAGGATGCTATCATTTTTAATATGAGCCTGCGCGAGAATATTGCATTTAATGCCGAAGTAACGGAAGCGGATATGCAAAAGGCCATCCGTACGGCGGAGTTGTCTGAATTTGTTAGTTCCCTTTCCCAGGGACTTGATACGATCGTTTCGGAAAGGGGAGCCAGTCTTTCTGGCGGACAAAAACAACGGGTGATGCTGGCGCGGGCACTTGCAGGGAATCCTAAGATCTTGTTGCTGGATGAGTTTACGGCCCGGGTCGATCGGAATACAGAACAGCGCATCTGGAAAAACGTATCGGAAAATTATCCGGGAATAACGATCATTTCTATTACACAGAACCTGGCACCGGTAAAGGACTACGAACAGATTATTTTGCTGATGGAGGGGGAACTGATCGCTAAAGGAACCCATTCGGAATTACTAAAGTCGAGCCCCGAGTATAACCAGATCTTCCAAAGCCAGCAAAGCCTCAATAATTATCAAACAACTGAAGCATAA
- a CDS encoding ABC transporter ATP-binding protein gives MEEQDSNMSYSLNKEVKSTAGAALRKLFRFMKEERRSLFIAFFVMLVNAGITMLTPWFIGYIIDHFIMQKQYGPLLQYTGMLLGLYVVWAGTEYLQAKLMGGVGQRMLYALRNEVFNKLQQLPVAFFNQNRSGDLISRINNDTDTVNQFFSQSLMRFMDNIFSMVGVAVFVLSINWKLGAASLVPAVFILLFVLVIGPWVKKKNAISLKANGNLSADIQEGLHNFKTIIAFNRRDYFRKKFATANEENYKTAITAGIANNLFTPVFGFFSNIAQLIVLTLGIYFILEGSFTLGLLISFISYVQLFYQPLRELAALWASFQTAMAAWDRIAVILSLQSNLPVVGHTASSPVNKNIVMAFKEVAFQYPDGKEVLHPINFEMERGKTYALVGPTGGGKSTTAALIARLYDPTEGKVLLNGRDIRSYTTEERTNEIGFILQEPFLFTGTLKDNIVYGNPELYGLTDEQLLKAITEAGLGDLLQRFDAGLHTPLGAGGAVSLGQKQLIAFIRAVLRAPKIMILDEATANIDTITEKLLDGILKKLPAATTLIVIAHRLNTIENADEIFFVNDGAIVPAGTLEHAMDLLLNQKLAS, from the coding sequence ATGGAGGAGCAAGACAGCAATATGAGTTACAGCCTGAATAAAGAGGTGAAAAGCACTGCCGGAGCTGCGTTACGGAAACTATTCCGGTTTATGAAAGAGGAGCGACGCAGCCTGTTTATCGCCTTTTTTGTTATGCTGGTGAATGCCGGTATTACGATGTTGACGCCCTGGTTCATCGGATATATTATTGATCATTTTATTATGCAAAAGCAGTACGGCCCCTTGTTGCAATACACCGGTATGTTGCTGGGGTTGTATGTGGTGTGGGCGGGAACAGAATATTTGCAGGCCAAACTAATGGGCGGCGTTGGACAGCGGATGCTGTACGCGTTGCGTAACGAGGTCTTTAATAAACTACAGCAATTGCCGGTTGCTTTCTTTAACCAGAACCGTTCAGGAGATCTGATCTCCCGGATCAATAATGATACCGATACCGTCAACCAGTTTTTCTCCCAGTCGCTGATGCGGTTTATGGACAATATTTTTTCAATGGTGGGTGTTGCTGTTTTTGTTTTGTCTATCAACTGGAAGCTGGGCGCCGCATCATTAGTGCCGGCGGTTTTTATTTTATTGTTTGTTTTAGTGATAGGGCCCTGGGTGAAAAAGAAAAACGCCATAAGCCTGAAAGCCAATGGCAACCTGAGTGCTGATATACAGGAGGGATTGCACAATTTTAAAACGATCATTGCCTTTAACCGGAGAGATTATTTCAGGAAAAAGTTTGCAACCGCCAATGAAGAAAATTATAAGACGGCTATTACTGCCGGTATCGCCAATAATTTATTTACTCCCGTTTTTGGTTTCTTTTCGAACATTGCCCAGTTGATCGTTTTAACGTTGGGGATCTATTTTATTTTGGAGGGCTCGTTTACTTTGGGGCTGCTTATCAGTTTTATAAGTTATGTGCAGCTTTTTTATCAGCCGTTACGGGAGCTGGCAGCGTTGTGGGCCAGTTTCCAGACGGCTATGGCAGCATGGGATCGTATCGCCGTGATCCTTTCGCTGCAATCCAATCTGCCTGTAGTCGGGCATACCGCTTCATCGCCTGTTAACAAAAATATCGTAATGGCATTTAAAGAGGTCGCTTTTCAATATCCTGATGGTAAGGAAGTGCTGCACCCAATTAATTTTGAAATGGAACGGGGTAAAACCTATGCTTTAGTAGGACCAACAGGCGGCGGAAAAAGTACCACGGCGGCGTTGATAGCGCGTTTGTATGATCCCACAGAAGGAAAAGTGCTGTTGAACGGGCGCGATATCCGTTCCTATACAACAGAAGAGCGCACAAATGAGATCGGCTTTATTTTACAGGAACCGTTTTTATTTACCGGAACATTAAAAGATAATATAGTATATGGTAATCCAGAATTGTACGGCCTTACAGATGAGCAATTGTTGAAAGCCATAACAGAAGCGGGTTTGGGCGATTTGTTGCAGCGCTTTGATGCCGGCTTGCATACGCCCCTCGGAGCGGGTGGCGCGGTAAGTCTCGGGCAAAAGCAATTGATCGCCTTTATCCGTGCCGTATTACGGGCACCCAAAATAATGATCCTGGATGAAGCAACAGCTAATATTGATACGATTACTGAAAAACTTTTAGATGGGATTCTTAAAAAACTTCCGGCAGCTACCACCCTGATCGTTATTGCGCACCGGCTGAATACGATAGAAAATGCAGACGAGATCTTCTTTGTAAACGACGGGGCAATAGTACCCGCCGGTACGCTGGAACATGCCATGGATCTACTGTTGAACCAGAAACTGGCGAGCTAG
- a CDS encoding maleylpyruvate isomerase N-terminal domain-containing protein, with protein sequence MTDYTQISKSDWLSLARTFYAHLFAEIAGFNEADWHSETRYLGWNCKDLVNHMTSAVTVNFKTLIQMALDGDPVPPLGFNLFLRNANEVARRKNKTIPETLEEFKKETNQILEQLEALSEEQWLLPAFFFIGDIDIRMLFLVQFADNLVHERDLLMANKRWQGFDTRFVEPLLDWFMRVFHPASFRPEKNGGEAATIQYHITGTGGGDWVLTIKDYTGTVSPGITSNADATVRVSVEHLISTSLARSAPFIGKLARALHFLVKKEKKEDFTAKITGIVASITALLGGKIKITGDKKKANKVTLKWFWHFWQRTEQTQENILRSQYNKG encoded by the coding sequence ATGACGGATTATACCCAAATATCTAAATCGGACTGGCTTTCCCTGGCGCGCACATTCTATGCGCATTTATTTGCAGAAATAGCGGGTTTTAACGAGGCGGATTGGCATTCAGAAACCCGCTATCTGGGCTGGAATTGTAAAGACCTGGTGAACCATATGACCAGTGCTGTTACCGTCAATTTTAAAACACTGATCCAAATGGCATTGGATGGAGACCCTGTTCCGCCCCTCGGGTTTAATTTATTTTTACGCAATGCCAATGAAGTAGCGCGGCGAAAAAATAAAACGATTCCCGAAACGCTTGAAGAATTTAAAAAGGAAACCAACCAGATCCTTGAGCAACTGGAAGCATTAAGCGAAGAACAATGGCTGCTGCCGGCGTTCTTTTTTATTGGAGACATTGATATACGGATGCTTTTCCTGGTGCAGTTTGCCGATAACCTGGTGCATGAACGTGATCTGCTGATGGCCAATAAGCGCTGGCAGGGATTTGATACCCGGTTTGTAGAGCCGCTCCTTGACTGGTTTATGCGGGTTTTCCACCCGGCCTCCTTCCGGCCTGAAAAAAATGGCGGCGAGGCCGCTACTATTCAATATCATATTACCGGAACCGGGGGCGGCGATTGGGTGCTGACAATAAAAGATTATACCGGCACGGTTTCTCCCGGCATCACCAGCAATGCTGACGCCACCGTTAGGGTTTCCGTAGAGCACCTCATTTCCACATCACTGGCCCGCTCTGCGCCATTTATAGGGAAACTGGCGAGGGCATTGCATTTCCTGGTTAAAAAGGAAAAGAAAGAAGATTTTACGGCTAAGATTACCGGCATTGTGGCCAGTATTACAGCCCTGCTGGGCGGGAAAATAAAAATTACCGGAGACAAAAAGAAGGCCAATAAAGTAACGCTGAAATGGTTCTGGCATTTTTGGCAGCGAACCGAACAAACCCAGGAAAATATTTTAAGATCCCAATACAATAAAGGATAA
- a CDS encoding MBL fold metallo-hydrolase, with protein sequence MKVEQIYTGCLAQGAYYISSEGEAAIIDPLREVQPYIDRAEKDGVTIKYIFETHFHADFVSGHIDLAAKTGAQIILGPTEAHLGYEAHIARDRETFKIGAATIEVLHTPGHTLESAVYLLSDEKGTPKAIFTGDTLFIGDVGRPDLAQKTAKELTKEKLAGFLFDSLRNKIMPLPDDLIVYPAHGAGSACGKNMSRETTDTLGHQKKVNYALNPDLTREQFISAVTDGLTEPPQYFPKNVQMNIEGYESINEVLERGNHALAPDAFEEAANHTGAVLLDTRAPEDFAKAFIPNSINIGIDGSFAVWVGSLIPDLKQELLIIADQGREEEVVTRLARVGYDYAIGYLAGGINAWIHAGKETDHIESITADEFAAVKTPLILDVRKESEFAAEHIEGAVNKPLDHINSHFAEIDKLAPAYVHCAGGYRSMIFASILKSRGFDNLINVKGGFKAIKESGKFTITDFVCPSTKG encoded by the coding sequence TGGCCCAGGGGGCTTATTATATTTCTTCAGAAGGAGAAGCGGCAATTATTGATCCGCTGCGCGAGGTACAGCCTTATATCGACCGGGCAGAAAAAGACGGCGTTACCATCAAGTATATTTTTGAAACGCATTTTCATGCAGATTTTGTAAGCGGGCATATTGACCTGGCGGCAAAAACGGGTGCGCAGATCATACTGGGCCCAACGGAAGCGCACCTGGGCTACGAAGCGCATATTGCCCGGGACAGGGAAACTTTTAAAATTGGTGCGGCTACCATCGAAGTGCTCCACACTCCGGGGCATACGCTGGAAAGCGCCGTTTATTTATTATCGGATGAAAAGGGAACGCCCAAAGCCATTTTTACCGGAGATACTTTATTTATCGGGGACGTAGGCCGGCCAGACCTGGCACAAAAAACAGCTAAGGAGCTAACAAAAGAAAAGTTGGCGGGGTTCCTGTTTGATTCACTCCGGAATAAGATCATGCCTTTACCAGATGACCTGATCGTTTACCCCGCACATGGCGCCGGTAGCGCCTGTGGCAAAAACATGAGCCGGGAAACGACCGACACACTGGGCCACCAGAAAAAGGTCAACTATGCATTGAATCCTGATTTAACCAGAGAGCAGTTCATAAGCGCCGTAACCGACGGGCTAACAGAGCCCCCGCAATATTTTCCCAAGAACGTACAAATGAATATTGAAGGGTATGAAAGCATCAATGAAGTGCTGGAGCGCGGCAATCATGCCCTGGCGCCCGATGCTTTTGAAGAAGCCGCCAATCATACCGGAGCAGTATTATTGGACACCCGGGCCCCCGAAGACTTTGCAAAAGCCTTTATTCCCAATTCAATAAATATTGGTATTGACGGCAGTTTTGCTGTTTGGGTGGGAAGCCTCATCCCCGACCTGAAACAGGAGCTTTTAATCATCGCCGACCAGGGACGCGAGGAAGAAGTGGTTACCCGTCTGGCACGGGTGGGCTATGATTATGCTATTGGCTACCTGGCCGGTGGTATCAACGCCTGGATCCATGCCGGGAAAGAAACTGACCATATTGAAAGTATTACGGCGGATGAATTTGCCGCTGTCAAAACACCGCTGATACTGGATGTGCGGAAGGAAAGCGAATTTGCCGCCGAACATATTGAAGGGGCTGTTAATAAACCCCTGGATCATATTAATAGTCATTTTGCGGAAATTGATAAGCTGGCGCCTGCTTATGTTCATTGCGCCGGCGGCTACCGGTCTATGATCTTTGCTTCTATTTTAAAATCCCGCGGCTTTGACAATCTTATCAATGTAAAAGGTGGCTTTAAAGCGATTAAAGAATCCGGGAAATTTACGATAACGGATTTTGTTTGTCCGTCAACAAAAGGCTAA